A genomic region of Vitreoscilla filiformis contains the following coding sequences:
- the dusA gene encoding tRNA dihydrouridine(20/20a) synthase DusA, producing the protein MKSEQDQHLKDKLSPWRLSVAPMLDWTDRHCRYFHRLITRHTRLYTEMVTTGAIRHGDQARHLDFNREEHPIALQLGGSEPSELAYATEQARRWGYDEVNLNCGCPSERVQRGAFGACLMREASLVADGVRAMVDAAQPRQAGQAALPITVKHRIGIDREESYGFVRDFVGTVAEAGCEVFIVHARNAWLKGLSPKENREIPPLRYDVVYQLKREFPHLTMVLNGGVATAEAIEAHLAHVDGVMVGREAYHNPWFMADWDRRFWGDAEAPLHERADIERQLVAYMAQQAQQHGTPWAHVARHMLGLHNGLAGARRWRQTWSDHHRKSESPESVWRAAQKPAGSPQSTPF; encoded by the coding sequence ATGAAATCAGAACAGGATCAACATCTTAAAGATAAATTGTCTCCTTGGCGCCTCAGCGTTGCGCCCATGTTGGACTGGACCGATCGCCACTGCCGTTACTTTCACCGCCTGATCACGCGCCACACGCGGCTCTATACCGAAATGGTGACCACGGGCGCCATCCGTCACGGTGATCAAGCTCGGCACCTGGATTTCAACCGAGAAGAACATCCCATCGCGCTACAACTGGGCGGAAGCGAGCCCTCCGAACTGGCCTATGCCACCGAGCAAGCGCGCCGCTGGGGTTATGACGAAGTCAATTTGAATTGCGGCTGCCCCAGCGAGCGCGTGCAGCGCGGCGCCTTTGGGGCTTGTTTGATGCGTGAGGCTTCTTTGGTGGCCGATGGCGTGCGGGCCATGGTCGATGCGGCACAACCTCGCCAGGCTGGCCAAGCGGCCCTGCCCATCACGGTCAAGCACCGCATTGGCATCGATCGTGAAGAAAGCTACGGGTTTGTGCGGGATTTCGTGGGAACGGTCGCAGAGGCGGGCTGCGAGGTGTTCATTGTTCATGCGCGCAACGCCTGGTTGAAAGGGTTGAGCCCGAAAGAAAACCGCGAGATTCCCCCGCTGCGCTACGACGTGGTTTACCAGTTGAAACGGGAGTTTCCCCATCTGACCATGGTGCTCAATGGGGGCGTTGCCACCGCCGAGGCCATCGAAGCTCACTTGGCCCATGTGGATGGCGTGATGGTGGGGCGTGAGGCTTACCACAACCCCTGGTTCATGGCCGACTGGGATCGACGCTTCTGGGGAGATGCCGAAGCCCCACTGCATGAACGCGCCGACATTGAGCGCCAACTCGTTGCTTACATGGCCCAGCAGGCACAGCAACACGGCACGCCCTGGGCCCACGTGGCCCGTCACATGCTGGGCTTGCACAACGGTTTGGCTGGCGCACGACGCTGGCGGCAGACGTGGTCCGACCATCACCGCAAGTCAGAATCGCCCGAAAGCGTGTGGCGAGCTGCACAAAAGCCTGCGGGCTCGCCACAATCGACCCCATTCTGA
- a CDS encoding DUF1800 domain-containing protein produces MNRWLFVRTLPWALALSVAGCGGGEEAGTDGRTADSLSRTSADVAEAASPVSQLDAVRLAHQASFGPNEALVRAIRQQGIPEWIQAQMTATGSAYTSGGSGNVHQNVGNLGFCGTGAQANNPYCWRDHFSTEPLTWDFYRNAVSQPDQLRQRVALALHQLLVVSGVEIGGTYGLRKYQSIFLNQAFGNYREVLKQVTLSPVMGDYLNHVNNDKKSPNENYARELLQLFSLGTCRLTPNGQLMGNRCVPTYDNAVVRNYAYALTGWTYPPGGSTVWGCWPEKTNCQYYGGNMVPLVSFHDKQQRTLLSGVTVPANATPEQALAKVLDSLMIHGNMPPFIARHLIQNLVRSNPSSDYVERVVTAFRTGHYVHAVGGKTFRFGKGVRGDLAASVAAVLLDTEARTVNSTDTTAGKLRSPVLQITGALRALNGYTDGAPFTWWWGETMMMHVHRAPSVFSYYPPNFPVPGKNALVGPEFGIHNVSTTMTRLNLYTYLLDWGGSKPDSSIPNATGTQVNTLAFQSDADQPGVLVDRLSKLLLGKTLNASLRQKVIYSVSYWTSRNSPSDWRDKRVRAAAWLILSSPEYLVQS; encoded by the coding sequence GTGAACCGATGGCTTTTTGTGCGCACCCTCCCTTGGGCGCTGGCGTTGTCCGTCGCGGGCTGTGGCGGTGGTGAAGAGGCTGGCACCGATGGCCGCACGGCAGACAGCCTCAGCCGAACGTCTGCTGATGTCGCCGAAGCGGCCAGCCCAGTGTCGCAGTTGGACGCGGTTCGGCTGGCGCACCAAGCCAGTTTTGGCCCGAATGAAGCGCTGGTTCGGGCCATTCGCCAGCAGGGCATTCCCGAGTGGATTCAGGCCCAGATGACGGCCACCGGCTCCGCCTATACCAGTGGCGGATCGGGCAATGTGCATCAAAATGTCGGGAATTTGGGGTTCTGTGGCACAGGGGCGCAAGCCAACAACCCCTATTGCTGGCGGGATCACTTCTCAACCGAACCGCTGACGTGGGATTTTTACCGCAATGCGGTCAGCCAGCCGGATCAACTGCGCCAGCGCGTGGCCCTGGCATTGCACCAACTGTTGGTGGTCAGTGGCGTTGAAATTGGTGGCACCTACGGTTTAAGAAAATACCAGTCTATTTTCTTGAATCAGGCTTTTGGCAACTACCGTGAGGTGCTGAAGCAGGTGACGCTGTCCCCCGTGATGGGGGATTATCTGAACCATGTCAACAACGATAAAAAATCCCCCAATGAAAACTATGCACGAGAACTGTTGCAGTTGTTTTCTCTGGGAACCTGTCGGCTGACGCCCAACGGGCAGTTGATGGGCAACCGATGCGTGCCCACCTACGACAACGCCGTGGTGCGCAACTACGCTTATGCCCTCACCGGTTGGACGTATCCTCCCGGCGGGAGCACAGTATGGGGATGCTGGCCCGAAAAAACAAATTGCCAATACTATGGCGGCAACATGGTGCCACTGGTATCGTTCCATGACAAACAACAACGCACGCTGTTGTCCGGTGTGACCGTCCCCGCCAATGCCACCCCAGAACAAGCGCTGGCCAAAGTGCTGGACAGTTTGATGATTCACGGCAACATGCCGCCGTTCATCGCCCGGCATTTGATTCAGAATTTGGTGAGAAGTAACCCCAGCAGTGATTATGTCGAGCGTGTGGTCACGGCCTTCCGCACTGGGCATTATGTGCATGCAGTGGGAGGGAAAACCTTCCGTTTCGGGAAAGGCGTGCGCGGTGATTTGGCTGCCAGCGTAGCTGCCGTGCTGCTGGATACCGAAGCCAGAACCGTCAATTCTACCGACACAACCGCAGGTAAACTGCGCTCCCCCGTGCTCCAAATCACCGGCGCATTGCGTGCATTGAACGGCTACACCGACGGAGCCCCCTTCACTTGGTGGTGGGGTGAAACCATGATGATGCACGTGCATCGTGCCCCCTCGGTGTTCAGTTACTACCCGCCTAATTTTCCAGTGCCGGGCAAAAATGCGTTGGTGGGGCCTGAGTTTGGCATCCACAACGTGAGCACAACGATGACACGGCTGAACCTCTACACCTATTTGCTGGATTGGGGAGGCTCCAAACCGGACAGCTCGATTCCCAACGCCACCGGAACGCAGGTGAACACCCTGGCCTTCCAGTCGGATGCGGATCAACCGGGGGTGTTGGTCGATCGCCTGTCCAAACTGTTGCTGGGCAAAACACTGAACGCCAGTTTGCGCCAAAAAGTCATTTATTCTGTGAGTTACTGGACCTCCCGGAATTCTCCCAGCGATTGGCGTGACAAACGGGTGCGCGCTGCTGCTTGGTTGATTTTGTCGTCCCCCGAATATTTGGTGCAGTCGTGA
- a CDS encoding DUF1501 domain-containing protein encodes MNPNFPDSPARRLWLRRTGGLLAASLGVGTLGSLVLGTRPAYAADYKALVCIYLYGGNDGLNSIIPTDTSRYAQYAAVRGRYLSIPQDRLVGLAGVDYGLHPALAPLAPVWEAGQLATVFNVGPLYAPLTKKQYLAAAADSPLIPESLFSHSDQQALWENGTSTTTETKSGWGGRASQTLGTVNPVISIAGNCLFGVEDLRIPLVLPGPGSSFAAAGLEGDDLEWDAMRRRRTALDAMYAQSYAQQMRNFYTQQHENAFDISARLSEILAAEPGDPKANAIIDAAFAGVTNNGQIDDALAGQLYQVAKLVVNSAAVRGNRQIFFVGLGSFDTHGNQVTSSSPLAGIHADLLTSLGQSMAAFQTAMNNVGLADRVTAFTQSDFGRTFIPNNSLGTDHAWGNHHFIMGGAVKGGKTYGTHPQLVLGGPDDVGQESWELQGRWIPTSSVDQYAATLLQWFGASDSELDTILPNLSNFGSARSLGFV; translated from the coding sequence ATGAATCCGAATTTTCCTGATTCTCCAGCGCGCCGGCTGTGGTTGCGGCGCACGGGTGGTTTGCTGGCGGCCAGCCTGGGTGTGGGCACGCTGGGCAGTTTGGTGCTGGGCACTCGGCCCGCCTATGCGGCTGACTATAAAGCCTTGGTTTGCATCTACTTGTATGGCGGCAACGATGGGCTGAACAGCATCATTCCAACCGATACTTCTCGGTATGCCCAATATGCGGCGGTGCGCGGTCGTTACCTGTCCATTCCTCAAGATCGGCTGGTGGGGTTGGCGGGTGTGGATTATGGTTTGCATCCCGCGTTGGCCCCTCTGGCGCCGGTTTGGGAGGCTGGCCAGTTGGCAACGGTTTTCAATGTCGGCCCACTGTATGCCCCTCTGACGAAAAAACAATACCTCGCAGCGGCTGCTGATTCGCCGCTGATTCCTGAAAGCTTGTTTTCTCACTCAGATCAGCAGGCATTGTGGGAGAACGGCACATCCACCACCACCGAAACCAAATCAGGTTGGGGTGGGCGAGCCTCTCAAACGCTGGGAACCGTCAACCCTGTGATTTCCATCGCGGGCAACTGTTTGTTTGGGGTTGAAGACTTGCGCATCCCGTTGGTGCTGCCGGGGCCTGGATCGTCTTTTGCGGCGGCGGGTCTGGAAGGGGATGACTTGGAATGGGACGCCATGCGCCGCCGTCGCACAGCTTTGGATGCGATGTATGCGCAAAGTTATGCCCAACAAATGCGCAACTTTTACACCCAGCAGCATGAAAATGCGTTTGATATTTCAGCCCGGCTGTCTGAAATTTTGGCGGCAGAGCCAGGAGACCCCAAAGCCAATGCCATCATCGACGCTGCATTTGCCGGTGTGACGAACAACGGCCAAATCGATGATGCCTTGGCCGGTCAGTTGTATCAAGTGGCCAAACTGGTGGTGAACAGTGCAGCGGTGCGCGGCAATCGGCAAATTTTCTTTGTCGGTTTGGGGAGTTTTGACACGCATGGCAACCAAGTGACTTCGTCCAGCCCGTTGGCCGGTATCCATGCAGATTTACTTACCTCGCTGGGCCAATCCATGGCGGCTTTTCAGACGGCCATGAACAACGTGGGTTTGGCTGACCGTGTGACTGCGTTCACACAGAGCGATTTTGGCCGCACCTTCATTCCCAATAACTCGCTGGGCACCGACCACGCTTGGGGCAATCACCACTTCATCATGGGCGGGGCGGTCAAGGGTGGGAAAACGTATGGCACCCATCCGCAACTGGTGCTCGGCGGCCCGGACGATGTCGGCCAAGAAAGCTGGGAACTCCAAGGTCGCTGGATTCCCACCAGCTCGGTCGATCAATATGCCGCGACCTTGTTGCAATGGTTCGGCGCCAGCGACAGCGAGCTGGACACCATCCTGCCCAACCTGTCCAACTTCGGTTCAGCCCGTTCGCTCGGATTTGTTTGA
- a CDS encoding DMT family transporter codes for MNPSTSLWGAYACLAGSMALVGSYVGLSKWLVAVLPVFLLAWLRFGIAALAMLGWLKRAPGEAPLSRHDRWLLFWESFLGNFLFSICMLFGVAATSAVAAGVVMAGIPAAVAVLSWWGLGERIRPRVAWGIACAVAGMALLAASRSGDATGTPAAPLSPWGLALLFGAVLCEASYVVIGKKLTGNVSPRRISALINLWGLVLVTPLGLWQALSFNFAAVTPAIWGLLVFYALAASMVTVWLWMRGLQRVPAPQAGVFTVLLPLSAAAIGVLVLGEPFSSGHAVALGLALLGLVLATSNKSERTG; via the coding sequence ATGAATCCCTCGACCTCGTTATGGGGCGCCTACGCCTGCCTAGCGGGCAGCATGGCGCTGGTGGGCAGCTACGTGGGTTTGTCCAAATGGCTGGTGGCCGTGCTGCCGGTGTTTTTGTTGGCATGGCTGCGCTTTGGTATCGCAGCGCTGGCGATGCTGGGTTGGCTCAAGCGCGCACCGGGCGAAGCCCCGTTGTCTCGGCATGACCGCTGGCTGTTGTTTTGGGAAAGTTTCCTCGGCAACTTCCTGTTTTCGATTTGCATGCTGTTCGGCGTCGCGGCCACGTCCGCTGTGGCGGCTGGCGTGGTGATGGCCGGCATTCCCGCCGCCGTGGCGGTGTTGAGCTGGTGGGGCTTGGGCGAGCGCATCCGCCCGCGTGTGGCCTGGGGCATCGCCTGCGCGGTGGCAGGAATGGCACTGTTGGCAGCCTCCCGGTCAGGCGATGCGACGGGCACGCCAGCAGCACCGCTGTCCCCCTGGGGTTTGGCGCTGCTGTTCGGTGCCGTGCTGTGCGAAGCCAGTTACGTGGTGATCGGCAAGAAACTCACCGGCAACGTCTCGCCCCGGCGCATCAGCGCCCTCATCAACCTGTGGGGGCTGGTGTTGGTGACGCCACTCGGGCTGTGGCAAGCACTGTCGTTCAACTTCGCGGCGGTGACACCGGCCATCTGGGGCCTGTTGGTGTTTTACGCCCTGGCCGCCAGCATGGTGACGGTGTGGCTGTGGATGCGCGGTTTGCAGCGGGTTCCCGCTCCGCAAGCCGGGGTGTTCACCGTGCTGTTGCCATTGAGTGCCGCCGCCATCGGCGTGCTCGTGCTGGGAGAACCCTTCAGCTCGGGGCACGCCGTGGCATTGGGGTTGGCGCTGCTGGGTTTGGTACTGGCAACCTCAAACAAATCCGAGCGAACGGGCTGA